One window of Rasiella rasia genomic DNA carries:
- a CDS encoding metal-dependent hydrolase, producing MNITFYGQNSLSIVIDETNIMVDPFISGNPLAKETIDIQSLKADYILLTHAHQDHILDAEAIAKNTGATIVSNYEIATHYENKGFEVHPMNHGGSWEFDFGKVKYVNAIHTSSFPDGSYGGQPGGFVIEGEHKTIYIAGDTALTLDMKLIPMYTKLDLAILPIGDNFTMGIDDAIIASNFLECDKILGVHYDTFGYIEIDHDEAKKKFYDAGKDLMLLEIGDAITL from the coding sequence ATGAACATTACTTTTTACGGACAAAACAGTCTCTCTATAGTTATAGATGAAACGAACATTATGGTAGATCCTTTTATTAGTGGAAATCCGCTAGCAAAAGAAACCATAGACATACAATCGCTTAAAGCTGACTATATTTTATTAACGCACGCGCATCAAGATCATATATTAGATGCAGAAGCAATTGCAAAAAATACAGGTGCGACCATAGTGAGTAACTACGAAATAGCAACACATTACGAAAACAAAGGGTTTGAAGTACACCCAATGAACCACGGGGGAAGCTGGGAATTTGATTTTGGTAAAGTGAAATATGTAAATGCTATACATACTAGTTCTTTTCCAGATGGTAGTTACGGCGGGCAGCCCGGTGGCTTTGTAATTGAAGGTGAACATAAAACCATTTACATCGCAGGCGATACAGCGCTTACCTTGGATATGAAATTAATACCCATGTATACCAAATTAGATCTCGCTATTCTGCCAATTGGAGATAACTTTACCATGGGAATAGACGATGCTATTATTGCAAGTAACTTCCTTGAATGTGATAAAATTCTTGGTGTACATTACGATACGTTTGGATACATAGAAATTGATCACGACGAAGCAAAAAAGAAATTTTATGATGCTGGGA